A DNA window from Pyrus communis chromosome 3, drPyrComm1.1, whole genome shotgun sequence contains the following coding sequences:
- the LOC137727393 gene encoding protein SHI RELATED SEQUENCE 3 — MVRQGRGGREEEIMGSRCQDCGNQSKKECVYMRCRTCCKSKGFHCQTHFKSTWVPVYRRRHAHHQQLPSTDPQHPTHLHQGHNYNPRRTAAGHVIINPSSSGQNVNNFPAEVNSMANFRCVRVRSMEDTVNQQAYQTSMVIGGHVFKGILYDQGPDYTTATGQSSSSQHVMNKQTSNFINAAASASNITASTSSAAADQEVPHHHQLPSSYPLIPFNAFMPGTQFFL, encoded by the exons atGGTGAggcaaggaagaggaggaagagaagaagaaataatgGGTTCCAGATGCCAAGACTGTGGGAATCAATCAAAGAAGGAGTGTGTGTACATGAGATGCAGGACTTGCTGTAAGAGCAAAGGGTTTCACTGCCAAACTCACTTCAAAAGTACTTGGGTTCCTGTCTACAGAAGGCGCCACGCTCATCACCAACAGCTTCCTTCTACTGATCCACAGCACCCAACTCACCTTCATCAAGGGCACAACTACAACCCTAGGAGGACAGCAGCTGGACACGTCATCATCAATCCCTCTTCATCTG GGCAAAATGTTAACAATTTTCCAGCAGAAGTGAATTCCATGGCCAATTTTCGCTGTGTTCGAGTGCGCTCCATGGAGGATACGGTCAATCAGCAGGCTTATCAGACAAGTATGGTAATCGGGGGGCATGTATTCAAAGGTATACTTTATGATCAAGGCCCTGATTACACTACTGCAACTGGCCAAAGTTCCAGCTCCCAGCATGTAATGAATAAGCAAACTAGTAATTTTATTAATGCTGCTGCTTCTGCTTCAAATATTACTGCTTCCACTTCATCAGCTGCTGCAGATCAAGAAGTGCCACATCATCATCAACTTCCTTCTTCATATCCGTTGATTCCTTTTAATGCTTTCATGCCTGGTACGCAATTTTTCCTTTAA
- the LOC137729512 gene encoding DNA replication licensing factor MCM4-like encodes MASDSSPADFNNGPSSPDDFLSSPIGNTFSSPADATHRRRRRSITPSEFDTPRAQRSRFAASETTPTGTRRANGHSAGPAPTPSSTDGDVPPSSEGGDGYGMDEDRPTFVWGTNISVNDVKVAIVRFLKNFRDESQWNTESEYLTEGKYIEAIKRVIEMEDDSLDVDARNVFDYDSDLYAKMVRYPLEVLAIFDIVLMEMLPIINPLFEKHIQTRIYNLKTSISMRNLNPSDIERMVSLKGMIIRSSSIIPEIREAIFRCLVCGYYSDPLPVEKGRISEPTICLKEECQARNSMTLVHNRCRFTDKQIVRLQETPDEIPEGGTPHTVSLLMHDKLVDAGKPGDRIEVTGIYRAMTVRVGPTQRTVKSLFKTYIDCLHIKKSDKSRMLAEDQVEVDNTLVGNSEEILFDEKKVEQLKELAKQPDIYDRLTRSLAPNIWELDDVKKGLLCQLFGGNALKLPSGARFRGDINILLVGDPGTSKSQLLQYIHKLAPRGIYTSGRGSSAVGLTAYVAKDPETGETVLESGALVLSDRGICCIDEFDKMSDSARSMLHEVMEQQTVSIAKAGIIASLNARTSVLACANPSGSRYNPRLSVIDNIHLPPTLLSRFDLIYLLLDKADEHTDRRLAKHIVALHFENPESVQQDVLDIATLTAYVGYARKHIHPQLSDEAAEELTRGYVELRRRGNFPGSSKKVITATPRQIESLIRLSEALARIRFSESVEKHDVIEAFRLLEVAMQQSATDHSTGTIDMDLITTGISASERMRRESLVSSARNIIMEKMQLGGPSMRLLELLEELKQQSSGGELHLNDLRTAITTLASEGFVAFVHGDSVKRI; translated from the exons aTGGCTTCCGATTCTTCTCCGGCGGACTTCAACAACG GGCCTTCTTCTCCTGATGACTTCTTATCGAGCCCAATCGGCAACACCTTCTCCTCTCCGGCGGACGCCACCCACCGCAGGAGGCGTCGATCCATTACCCCCTCGGAATTTGACACCCCGCGGGCCCAGCGGTCCCGGTTCGCCGCATCCGAAACAACCCCAACGGGCACGCGCCGCGCCAACGGCCATAGTGCTGGCCCTGCCCCGACCCCCTCCTCCACCGACGGTGATGTCCCGCCATCTTCTGAAGGCGGCGACGGGTATGGCATGGATGAGGACCGACCCACATTTGTCTGGGGCACGAATATCAGCGTGAACGACGTTAAGGTGGCAATCGTTAGGTTTCTGAAGAATTTTCGGGATGAGTCGCAGTGGAATACGGAGAGTGAGTACCTTACAGAAGGGAAGTACATTGAGGCCATCAAGAGAGTTATTGAGATGGAAGATGATTCGCTTGATGTTGATGCACGCAATGTGTTTGATTATGATTCCGACTTGTATGCGAAGATGGTCAGGTACCCACTCGAGGTTCTTGCGATTTTTGATATTGTTTTGATGGAAATGCTGCCCATCATAAACCCGTTGTTtgaaaagcacatccaaactcGGATTTATAATCTCAAAACATCCATATCGATGAGAAATCTCAACCCATCTG ACATTGAGAGGATGGTTTCGTTGAAGGGAATGATTATTCGGTCTAGTTCAATAATACCAGAGATAAGGGAAGCAATATTTCGATGCCTCGTGTGTGGCTACTACTCCGACCCTCTTCCCGTAGAGAAAG GGAGAATATCTGAGCCTACaatatgcttgaaggaagagTGTCAAGCCAGGAATTCCATGACACTTGTTCATAATCGATGCAG GTTTACAGATAAACAGATTGTGAGGCTCCAGGAGACTCCTGATGAGATCCCTGAAGGAGGGACACCACATACGGTGAGCTTGTTGATGCATGACAAACTGGTTGATGCTGGAAAACCAGGAGACAGAATTGAG GTTACTGGGATATACAGGGCTATGACTGTTAGAGTTGGACCAACACAGAGAACTGTAAAATCACTGTTCAAG aCTTACATTGATTGTCTGCATATAAAAAAATCTGATAAGTCAAGAATGCTGGCGGAGGATCAAGTGGAAGTTGACAATACCTTGGTTGGAAACTCAGAAGAGATtctttttgatgaaaaaaaG GTGGAACAATTGAAAGAGCTGGCAAAACAGCCAGATATATATGATCGATTAACAAGGTCTTTAGCACCAAACATCTGGGAGTTAGATGATGTAAAAAAAGGCCTTCTTTGCCAG CTTTTTGGTGGGAATGCTTTGAAGCTTCCATCTGGTGCTCGCTTTCGTGGTGATATTAATATTCTTCTTGTTGGTGATCCTGGAACCAGCAAGTCCCAGCTGCTCCAGTACATACACAAGTTAGCGCCTCGCGGAATATACACTAGTGGAAGAGGGAGTTCTGCCGTTGGATTGACTGCTTATGTTGCGAAAGATCCCGAAACAGGGGAAaca GTTTTAGAGAGTGGAGCCTTAGTTTTGAGTGATAGAGGCATTTGCTGCATCGACGAATTTGACAAAATGTCTGATAGTGCGAGGAGCATGCTACATGAG GTGATGGAACAGCAAACTGTTTCAATAGCCAAGGCAGGAATTATTGCTTCCCTTAATGCTAGGACTTCGGTCTTGGCTTGTGCAAATCCAAGTGGTTCACGATATAACCCTCGCTTATCAGTAATTGACAACATACACCTTCCTCCTACCTTATTATCCAG GTTCGATCTGATCTACTTACTCCTTGACAAGGCTGATGAGCATACAGACAGACGCCTCGCAAAGCATATTGTTGCATTACACTTTGAGAATCCTGAG AGCGTACAGCAGGATGTCTTAGACATTGCTACGTTGACTGCATATGTGGGCTATGCCCGAAAGCATATTCACCCACAATTATCTGATGAGGCTGCTGAAGAGTTGACAAGAGGTTATGTTGAGTTGAGGAGGAGAGGAAATTTTCCAGGCAGTAGCAAAAAG GTGATAACAGCAACACCCAGGCAGATTGAGAGTTTGATACGACTTAGTGAAGCTCTAGCTCGCATCCGTTTCTCAGAATCG GTTGAGAAGCATGATGTTATTGAGGCATTTCGGCTTCTGGAAGTTGCAATGCAGCAATCGGCAACTGATCACTCCACAG GAACGATCGACATGGATCTTATCACCACTGGAATTTCGGCAAGTGAAAGAATGAGACGAGAAAGTCTTGTATCATCAGCTCGCAACATAATTATGGAGAAGATGCAACTTGGGGGACCCTCAATGCGCTTGTTAGAG CTGCTGGAGGAGCTGAAGCAGCAGAGCTCTGGTGGCGAACTCCACCTCAATGAT CTGAGGACTGCAATTACGACACTAGCAAGTGAGGGATTTGTGGCTTTTGTTCACGGTGACAGTGTCAAAAGAATATGA